AAACGGTGCGCCTTCGGAGTGAAGCGTTCGTGCCGCACGACGCCCGTGTAGAGCGAAGGAGCGGGCAGGCTCATGGGAAAGCCACCCCGAGGGCCGCCGCCACCGCGATCCCGGAATTGAGGCCGTCCTCGTGAAAGCCGTTCCCGAAGTACGCGCCGGCGAAGTAGGTGCGCCGCGTCCCGGAGAGGCGCGGAAGCTCGGCCTGCGTCGCGAGGCTCTTCGTCGTGTAGACGGGATGGGTGTAGAGCATGCTCGCGATCCGCGCGCCTTCGGCCACGCGGCGCGCGGGGTTCAGGGTCACGAGGTACTTTCCGGGGCCCGGCACGCCCTGGAGCCGGTTCAGGTCGTACGTCACCGTGGCCCGCTGCCCGGGCTCCCGGCAGTCGGCGAGACGGTAGTTCCACGAGGCCCGCGCCTTCTCCCGCGAGGGCAGGAACGACGCGTCCGAATGCAGGACCGTGTCGTTCGCCGAGTACGTCCACGCGCCGAGGAGGCGCGTCTCGTCGTCCGAGGGATCGGCCAGCAGGGCGATGGCCTCGTCCGCGTGCGTGGCGACGACGGCGGCGTCGAACCGCTGCGTCCCTCCGTCCGTGAAGCGCAGCGTCACGCCCGACGCGTCGCGGGAAAGGGATCGCACCGGCGTCGCGAGATGCAACCGCTCGCGGAAGGGAGCCGTGAGCGCCGCCACGTACCGGCGGCTGCCGCCCGTGACCGTTCTCCATCGGTATTGCGTCGTGACGCCGAGGAAGCCGTGGTTCCGGAAGAAACGCACGAGGAGGCCCGCCGGAAACTCCTCGATGCCGAGCGTTCCGGACGACCACACGGCCGCCGCCATGGGCGCGAGGTAGTGCCGCTTCATCGCGTCGCCGTAGCGGCCCTCGCGCAGAAAGGCCCCCAGCGTGATCCGGTCGGCGTCCCCGCGGTCGAGGAGGCGCGGGGCCTCGCGGTTGAACCGGGCGATGTCCCGGAGCATTCCGAGGAAGGACGGCGAGACGAGGTTCGAAGGCTGCGCGAAGACGCCCGAGAGGCCCGTGCCGCACCACTCGAGGCCGCAGGCCTCGCAGCGGACCGAGAACGACATGTCGCTCTCGTGGTGCGGCGTGCCGAGAGCCTCGAACAGCCGGCAGAGGTTCGGATACGTCTCGCGGTTGAACACGAGGAAGCCGGTGTCCACGGGAACGGCGCCCCCGCGGGCCGGCGCGTCCTGCGTGTGGGCGTGCCCGCCCGCTCGGGCCTCACGGTCGAAGACGCGGACCGTGTGCCGGCGGGACAGCAACCAGGCCGCCGACAGGCCGGAAATCCCCGTGCCGATCACCGCGATGTCCAGGAGCGCACCCCCACGGAGTCAAATACGCCTGGCGACGGAATCCGGATGAGCGTGCGGGTGGGTTCCCGATCAGCGGGCGGCGCGCGTCGGCTTGCGGAGCAGCTTCGGCGGCCGCGGGGCCTTGCGCGCGGCCGGGCGGTTCGCGCGGAGCCAGTCGCGCAGCGCAACGGCGTCGCTCACGCAGGCATCGGCGCCTGCGAGCGGAACGAGCGCCGGGTCGAGACGGAACGCAAGCCCTCCCGCGAGCACCTTCGTGCCGGGGACGGCCTTCCGGATCTCCTTCACGAGCGGCGCGCACCCGACGACGTGCGCCGCGAGAGCGATCGAGAGTCCCACGGCGT
This genomic window from Acidobacteriota bacterium contains:
- a CDS encoding FAD-dependent oxidoreductase, producing the protein MDIAVIGTGISGLSAAWLLSRRHTVRVFDREARAGGHAHTQDAPARGGAVPVDTGFLVFNRETYPNLCRLFEALGTPHHESDMSFSVRCEACGLEWCGTGLSGVFAQPSNLVSPSFLGMLRDIARFNREAPRLLDRGDADRITLGAFLREGRYGDAMKRHYLAPMAAAVWSSGTLGIEEFPAGLLVRFFRNHGFLGVTTQYRWRTVTGGSRRYVAALTAPFRERLHLATPVRSLSRDASGVTLRFTDGGTQRFDAAVVATHADEAIALLADPSDDETRLLGAWTYSANDTVLHSDASFLPSREKARASWNYRLADCREPGQRATVTYDLNRLQGVPGPGKYLVTLNPARRVAEGARIASMLYTHPVYTTKSLATQAELPRLSGTRRTYFAGAYFGNGFHEDGLNSGIAVAAALGVAFP